One Microcebus murinus isolate Inina chromosome 22, M.murinus_Inina_mat1.0, whole genome shotgun sequence DNA segment encodes these proteins:
- the P2RX2 gene encoding LOW QUALITY PROTEIN: P2X purinoceptor 2 (The sequence of the model RefSeq protein was modified relative to this genomic sequence to represent the inferred CDS: inserted 1 base in 1 codon) encodes MAAAQPKPLAGAAVARRLARGCWSAFWDYETPKVIVVRNRRLGVLYRAVQLLILLYFVWYVFIVQKSYQDSETGPESSVITKVKGVTTSEHKVWDVEEYVKPPEGGSVFSIITRIEVTPSQALGTCPESMRVPNANCHSDEDCVAGELDMLGNGLRTGRCVPYYQGTSKTCEVSGWCPVEDGASVSQFLGKMAPNFTILIKNSIHYPKFRFSKGNIADRKDGYLKHCSFDEGLDPYCPIFRLGFIVEQAGENFMELAHKGGVIGVIINWDCDLDLAAAACNPKYSFRRLDPKHVPASSGYNFRFAKYYKTNGTTTRTLIKAYGIRIDVIVHGQAGKFSLIPTIINLATALTSIGVVRSPXWGPSGEGGVCQALTHALCWSQGSFLCDWILLTFMNKNKVYSHKKFDKVCKPRRPSGSWPVTLALVLGQAPPQPGHCSVDRPPGPIHPGGPHSGQGGEVGPAVLCPPPCPISAPPEQMADTLGQSTGQSLPASELPRQDSMPPDPKGLAQL; translated from the exons ATGGCCGCTGCCCAGCCCAAGCCCCTCGCGGGGGCGGCCGTGGCCCGGCGCCTGGCCCGGGGCTGCTGGTCCGCTTTCTGGGACTACGAGACGCCCAAGGTGATCGTGGTGAGGAACCGGCGCCTGGGCGTCCTGTACCGCGCGGTGCAGCTGCTCATCTTGCTCTACTTTGTGTG GTACGTGTTCATCGTGCAGAAGAGCTACCAGGACAGCGAGACGGGCCCCGAAAGCTCCGTCATCACCAAGGTCAAGGGGGTGACCACGTCGGAGCACAAAGTGTGGGACGTGGAGGAATACGTGAAGCCCCCCGAG GGGGGCAGCGTGTTCAGCATCATCACCAGGATCGAGGTCACCCCTTCCCAGGCCCTGGGAACCTGCCCGGAG AGCATGAGGGTCCCCAACGCCAACTGCCACTCGGATGAGGACTGCGTGGCTGGGGAACTGGACATGCTGGGGAATG GGCTACGGACCGGGCGCTGCGTGCCCTACTACCAGGGCACCTCCAAGACCTGTGAGGTGTCCGGCTGGTGCCCCGTGGAAGATGGAGCCTCCGTCAG CCAATTTCTGGGTAAGATGGCCCCCAACTTCACCATCCTCATCAAGAACAGCATCCACTACCCCAAGTTCCGCTTCTCCAA ggGAAACATCGCAGACCGCAAGGACGGGTACCTGAAGCACTGCTCCTTCGACGAGGGCTTAGATCCCTACTGCCCCATCTTCAGGCTGGGCTTCATCGTGGAGCAGGCGGGGGAGAACTTCATGGAGCTCGCGCATAAG GGTGGTGTCATAGGTGTCATCATCAACTGGGACTGTGACTTGGACCTGGCTGCAGCCGCGTGCAACCCCAAGTACTCCTTCCGGAGGCTCGACCCCAAACACGTCCCTGCCTCCTCGGGCTACAACTTCAG GTTTGCCAAGTATTACAAGACAAATGGCACCACGACCCGCACGCTCATCAAAGCCTATGGCATCCGCATTGACGTCATCGTGCACGGACAG GCCGGGAAGTTCAGCCTGATTCCCACCATCATCAATCTGGCCACAGCTCTCACCTCCATCGGGGTGGTAAGGAGCC CCTGGGGAcccagtggggaggggggtgtctgCCAGGCCCTTACGCATGCTCTCTGCTGGTCCCAGGGCTCCTTCCTGTGTGACTGGATCTTGCTAACATTCATGAACAAAAACAAGGTCTACAGCCATAAGAAATTTGACAAGGTGTGTAAGCCGCGGCGTCCCTCAGGTAGCTGGCCTGTGACCCTGGCCCTTGTTTTGGGCCAGGCCCCTCCCCAACCTGGTCACTGCTCCGTGGACCGGCCGCCCGGCCCCATCCACCCAGGAGGGCCGCACTCGGGACAAGGGGGAGAGGTAGGCCCGGCTGTCCTGTGCCCGCCGCCTTGCCCCATCTCTGCCCCACCTGAGCAGATGGCGGATACTCTTGGACAGAGTACAGGACAAAGCCTTCCTGCCTCCGAGCTTCCCCGCCAGGACTCCATGCCCCCGGACCCCAAAGGTTTAGCCCAACTCTGA